ATCACTGCCTCCATAACTCGGTCTTGCAGAGTCAACATGTGCCATATCTCCACCGCGTCCAAACTTCCGAGTCCACTGGAAGTCAACATCTTCAGGTACTCGCTTTTCTTCTCCTCGCCGAATTTGGTGGCCACGTAGTCACACACACGACCCACAAATTCGGCGAGGTTGATCTCCTTCGCGGACGACACCAGTGCCTTCATCGCCGCCGAACTCGCCAGGCTATGTATGATGTTCGGGTCGGCCATTTCGGAGTTACTGACCCGATCCAGATCAATTATTGTGCGTCCTTCATCGCCGCCGAACTCGTCATCACTCGATATCACGCAAAGTTTCATGAAGTCGAACTTGTCCGCCGCcgagaaattgaagttgaaggcGACACCGGAGCAAAAGGCGCGAGCTTTGATCATACAGCCCTTCGGAATCGGGTCGGTGACATCCATCACTCGGATGCTTTCTGGGCTAAGAGCTTTGTCTCCGGCGGTCAGGAGGACCATGTAGTATCGGGTTGTTTTGGCACTACAGTCAACCGGGTCACCGGTTTTTGACTCGGGTCCGAAGGCTGGGGCCAAAGGTTCGGATGCACGGTCAACCGGGTCACTGGTTTTTGACTTGGGTCCGAAGACTGCGGCCAAAGGTTTGGGTGCACGGGCAACCGGGTTACCCGCTACGAGGTCATGGTTCATTTCGGGGCAGGGGGCAAACGGATGATATCGGAGTTGTTTGAGTAGCGTATCAGCCAAGTTG
Above is a genomic segment from Prunus dulcis chromosome 7, ALMONDv2, whole genome shotgun sequence containing:
- the LOC117635651 gene encoding uncharacterized protein LOC117635651: MWSPSPIAPSICPNLADTLLKQLRYHPFAPCPEMNHDLVAGNPVARAPKPLAAVFGPKSKTSDPVDRASEPLAPAFGPESKTGDPVDCSAKTTRYYMVLLTAGDKALSPESIRVMDVTDPIPKGCMIKARAFCSGVAFNFNFSAADKFDFMKLCVISSDDEFGGDEGRTIIDLDRVSNSEMADPNIIHSLASSAAMKALVSSAKEINLAEFVGRVCDYVATKFGEEKKSEYLKMLTSSGLGSLDAVEIWHMLTLQDRVMEAVMESFRIGLFMKMPITIDMPMPPTASMTHPTPWASGWKVGCSSAKGLKPRPCIPDLNQVAVDLLEEEEETDKSSVGEVEGRNAKKRKAKEAAGKEAQADEVPKTAD